From Panulirus ornatus isolate Po-2019 chromosome 67, ASM3632096v1, whole genome shotgun sequence, a single genomic window includes:
- the LOC139747151 gene encoding LOW QUALITY PROTEIN: equilibrative nucleobase transporter 1-like (The sequence of the model RefSeq protein was modified relative to this genomic sequence to represent the inferred CDS: inserted 1 base in 1 codon) has translation MLPVCAQPDSLREMGPCYRRMVFLVGMVETMLWSGTIFGWASLVHLLKIQGVYSHLCSFASTNNVTYALSNTSVVQDLYVRGCMAQDEKYVQLYSVVCVVYAVPGVLIGYSLHHLGLAFTRLVAGSMLTGGFLLLSLTTEASPDYLWGAVILLAVGGNTIRISVLQFGNLFPEHRGTAMAVISGIFTPSAGLFVAQQYVYESGFGWEHCCWTFGAAASLIVVATFFLPRHHIPYITGSEGKEDGNEKXEEGTGGPIIQSLFSVSSILSCYWLFINMFGVTLYTTYFNSWINKFAKTKEEADYYSRLFGFANILCALVSPLPGLMVDNIFSILKRGKAGVMVKMAMVQAMIIPMVTVSLVVITQITSLFFQSSVAVYVGLCCLIISRPSCLAVANPFVRTRFPANHFNRLIGIQGTIISVMTMLQYPLFAWGQTQYTVAMAVTVGIMVLGLAQPLHLLNRSYLTRVLQPYVQITKV, from the exons ATGTTACCGGTTTGCGCGCAGCCCGACAGCCTCCGGGAGATGGGACCCTGCTATCGCCGGATGGTTTTCTTGGTGGGGATGGTCGAGACGATGCTGTGGTCAGGCACGATCTTCGGATGGGCCTCTCTCGTGCACTTGCTCAAGATCCAGGGCGTGTACAGCCACCTGTGCTCCTTTGCGAGCACGAACAACGTCACCTACGCACTCTCCAACACTTCCGTCGTCCAGGacttg TATGTGAGAGGGTGCATGGCTCAGGACGAGAAGTACGTGCAGCTGTACTCTGTGGTGTGCGTCGTGTACGCCGTTCCAGGGGTCCTCATCGGCtactccctccatcacctggGTCTTGCCTTCACCCGCCTGGTAGCGGGGTCCATGCTCACCGGCGGATTCCTCCTGCTGTCTCTCACCACCGAAG CCTCGCCAGACTACCTGTGGGGTGCTGTCATCTTGCTTGCGGTGGGTGGCAACACCATCAGGATTTCCGTCTTACAGTTCGGGAACCTCTTCCCTGAGCACCGCGGCACAGCCATGGCCGTCATCAGCGGCATCTTCACCCCTTCTGCTGGCTTGTTCGTGgctcaacag TACGTGTACGAGAGCGGCTTCGGTTGGGAGCACTGCTGCTGGACCTTCGGTGCCGCTGCCTCCCTTATCGTAGTGGCGACGTTCTTTCTACCCCGGCACCACATCCCTTACATTACCGGCTCAG AGGGCAAGGAGGATGGCaacgaga aggaggaaggcacAGGGGGTCCCATCATCCAAAGTTTATTCTCGGTGTCTTCCATCCTCAGCTGTTACTGGCTTTTCATCAATATGTTCGGCGTGACTCTCTACACCACCTACTTCAACTCCTGGATCAACAAGTTCGCAAAGACGAAAGAAGAAG CTGATTACTATTCGCGGCTGTTCGGCTTCGCCAACATCCTATGTGCGCTAGTCTCCCCTCTGCCCGGCCTGATGGTGGACAACATATTCTCCATACTCAAGCGAG GTAAGGCTGGCGTGATGGTGAAGATGGCGATGGTGCAGGCCATGATCATACCCATGGTGACGGTGAGCCTAGTCGTCATTACACAGATTACCTCCCTCTTCTTCCAGTCGTCTGTTGCTGTTTACGTGGGACTCTGCTGTCTCATAATCTCCAGGCCTTCGTGTCTGGCTGTGGCCAATCCATTTGTTAGAACCAG GTTTCCGGCAAACCACTTCAACCGCTTGATCGGAATCCAGGGAACGATCATATCCGTGATGACCATGTTGCAGTATCCTCTCTTCGCCTGGGGGCAGACACAGTACACTGTG GCCATGGCGGTGACAGTGGGCATCATGGTCCTTGGACTAGCTCAACCTCTCCACCTTCTGAACCGCTCCTACCTCACCCGTGTTCTTCAGCCCTACGTCCAGATCACCAAAGTCTAG